In Muribaculum gordoncarteri, the genomic window ATATGCGTGACATCGAGGAACAGATAAACGCCCCTGAACCGGAGACCAAGACAACCGTCCGCGCCCTCATACTCCCTTCGGAGGAACGGCGCAACAAGATTATCCGCCAGTGCCGGGCACTGAGGGCCATGATTGTTGACCGTGCCACTACCGAGGCGGAGAAAGAGAAAGCTGCCTCAAAGATTGAGGTATATAAGAAAGAGCTGCACGAGACCTCGATGCTGATGAAGATTGACAAGCAGATAGACCACATGGAGGAGCAGAAACGCCGCCTCAAAGTGCCGTCGCTCTCCTTCAACACCTACTACGAGTTCGCCCTTGAACGGATACCGCAGATCACATCGCTGGAGAAGATACATTTCGACATACGAGACTTTGCCGCTATCCTCAAACAGTTCTACCGTGGTGGAGAGCTGGAGGTGACGCTCAACTCCGACCTTGACACCAATCTTTTCGACGAGCGGTTCATTGTCTTTGAGATTGACAAGATAAAGGATGACCCCGTGCTTTTCCCGATCATCGTGCTGATAATCATGGACGTGTTTCTTCAGAAAATGCGTATCAAGAAAGGACGCAAGGCCCTGATAATCGAGGAGGCATGGAAAGCGATAGCCTCGCCCACTATGGCGGAGTACATAAAGTTCCTGTATAAGACCGTCCGCAAGTTCCACGGCATAGCCGGTGTGGTGACACAGGAGCTTAACGATGTGATCGACTCTCCCATCGTTAAGGAGGCGATAATCAACAACTCCGATGTGAAGATATTGCTCGACCAGTCGAAATTCAAGGACAGATACAGCGACATAGCGGCCATACTCGGACTGACGCCTATTCAGAAGCAGCAGATATTCACAGTCAACGCCCTCAATAACAAGGAGGGACGCAACTACTTCAAAGAGGTGTGGATATGCCGCGGCCAGAACTCCGATGTGTATGGCGTCGAGGAGCCGCCGGAATGTTACTGGGCCTACACCACCGAGCGGGCCGAGAAAGAGGCTCTGAAAATATATCTCCGTCATTACGGCACCATGCAGGAGGCGATAACCAACATCGAGGCCGACCGCAAGAGAGCCGGAATATCCAATTATCTTGATTTTGCCCGTAAGGTCAACCAACAACAGAAAGTAATGTCGCTATGGTAAATCCAAAACATAATTCACAATACGCCATGCGTAATCTCATGCTGATTATATGCGTGACGTGCTTTTTCGGCACTGCCTCGGCTTGGAAAGTGGTGATCGACCCGTACTGCCTGAAAGCGGTGACAACCAATCTCGCATCGCAGAAAGCCATCGAGGATCAGCACAACAGGAGACTCGACTCCATATCCGCAAAGCAGAACAAGCTGGAGCAATACACCGTGAGCATGGCTACCATCACCGAACTCTACAAGGTGACTATGGAGAATATCTCAGGCTTCGGCACCGAGAGCAAATATTATGTGGAGATAGGACTGTGCGCCTTCGACATAGTTAAGAGCGTGCCGGAACTGGTAAAGACCGTAAGCAAGGCCAAGTTCACCAACAAGGCTCTCTGCCTTAACGAACTCGGCAACCTCACGGCCCAGACACAGCAGCTTGTGGCCGACTTCATCAATATAGTCAACAACGGCAAGGTTCAGAATCCCCTCAAAGGCCAGGCCACCGCCGCAACCAAGAGCGACGGATACAATCTCCTTGACCGTTACGACCGACTGACGGTAGCCAACAGGATATACACCGACCTTCTTGAAATCCGCTACAAGGTTCAGGCTATGATGGCTATGGCTCAGTACGCCACAAAAGATGACCTGTTTTTCGCCATAGACCCGGAGGGCTGGGCCAACATGAAAGTCATGCAGAATCAGGTCGGTATGCTGATACTCAACTGGAACGGACTGCGGATTATAAAATGACGGAGCCATTATGATACGCAAACTTACAACTCTCGTTCTTGTGGCTCTGCTTCTTTCCTTCAAGTCATTCGCCTTCGACTTCCCGAAAGACCTGCCGACATTCGAGGCACTTATGGCTCTGCACAAGGCTGTCAAGAAAGATGAAGACCAGGCGTTGGCACGCATAGCCACGAGCTTCGGGGAGCAATCGCTTGTCACCAAAGGGGCGGAGAAGTTCAATGATGTACGCTCGACGCTCGACACCAAACTCAACAACACATACTCATACGTGATACTCGCCGCTGCCATATCCTCGACCGCCAGCTCACTCTATCTGCTGACAAAGGAGTACAAGGACTTTACGGTAAACACCTACAAGTATGTGACCATGAAGCCTTTTGTCGCGTGGTACTATGCCGACGCCAACCTTGCCATAGCACGCGAGATAAAGCACGCCCAGAAACTCTACGCTACCGTGGCCGCCTCCGGCATAAACCTCATGAAAGCCTCGATGGACGAGAAGATGAACCTTGTCATGTCGTTGAAGGACACCATAGAGAACGCCCGGCGGATTATCGACAACGCCAACCTGTGGTGCTACCTCATGACAAACTGCGGCTGGAAGCCTGACTACATCTGGGAGATACTCACCTCCGATGTCAAGGACGAGATTGTGGGAGCGGTAATCAACAAGTGGAACCAATAAACATATACCGATCATGAAATTCAGAACAATCACCGCATTATCGCTCGCCCTGCTCATCGCGGCACTCCCGGCGGCGGTATCGGCCAAGACGCCCAAAATCCATGACGACCAGAAGGAGAAGCAATGGCAGTCGATGGAGAACGGGCCGTGGGGCTTCGCTCCCGACTGGTACTATTATTTCCTGCACAAGAATTATTCCGGCGCGGAAATGTACTGGAAGTGGGCCGGCTTCAAATCCGGCTACCGCGTCCGCTTCAAGGAGGAGAAATCAAATGTAAAACGCATCATGCCCGTGCGTGTCACGGCGGAAGAGACCCAGCGGCAGAAACTCTCTAAAGTTGAGAAAGAGCGTGCATACGTCGAATCTCTCTACAAGGAGGAACTGGCACGCGAGGCTGACCGGGCTGTCGATGTCACCTATTCGATCTACAAGGACGAGTTCAGCCGTATGCAGGACTGTATCGCCGACGGGCTTCTCTACTGCCTTAACAAGAGCAAGGGAAAGATGAAGTATCAGGTTGACGAGCTGTCGCGGCAGAACGAGATCATCTGCGCCAATATCGCCTATATCCATAAACAGGGTGTCGGCTACGGGCTGGAGAATGCAAAGCGTCAGCAGGCATACGAGGAGGCAAAGTCCGAGATGGGAAAACTGGTGTCGCGCACCGCCCGCCTCGCGGCAGTGGCAGCCACCCACTACTAACATTAACCTGACTAATTGAAAACTATATGACTTTATTATCAATACTCTGCACAATGGGGCTTCCGGCTATCGACCAGAGCCTCGACAAGCTGCTTGTGGCGATGGAGGCGTTTCCGAATGTGGCGATTTTAGGCGATACAATCAGCTTCGCCCGTATGCTCGGACTGTTGCTCGCCCTGTGCGTAGGCTCATACGAGTGCTGGATGATGATGCTCGGACGGCGAGGCATGGACGTGATGAAGCTGCTCCGCATCATAGGCATATCAATGTGCATATCATCTTCATCATGGATATGCTCGGCTCTCCAGATGCCAGGCAAGTCTTTGGAAGCCACCACTAAGTCAATGGCTATGGCGAAGAACAAGGAGGTCGCGGCACTGGAGCTGAAAGTGGCCCAGAAGCAAGGCGAGTACCTTGAACGCCTCCGTGCAGTGCAGGATTCAATATCCACTGCAAAACAGGTGGCGTCCATAGGCGAGGACGCGAACTGGTGGGACAAACTCGTGTATAACGTGGAAAACCTCGGCGAGACCATCAACAACTACGCCCAGCGTGCGGCGGTGGCCGCTGAGACAAAGGTAAGCGAATGGATAAACGACGTGATACGCTTTGTCGGGGAGCTGATTTTCCAGATGTCCTACTACGGCATACTTGTGGCGCAGAGGATATTCATAGCGATAATGATTGTGTTCTGCCCCATAATGTTCGCCCTGTCACTCGCTCCGCCGTGGAACTCGGCATGGAGCCAATGGATGTCAAAATTCCTCTCCCTCACGTTATGGGGCTTCGTGACCTATATGTGCCTGTACTATATAGACTTCATACTGATGTATAATCTTCAGGAGGATCTGGTGGCCTACAACCACCTGTTGCACGGTGCTGTCAACTCATGGGAGCAGATAGGCGCGCTCGGTTTGCAGGGCATAGGCTCCAACTGCATGTACGCTATGGGTATGCTTGTCGGGGCCTATATCATACGCTTCGTTCCCGAAGTCGCCTCATGGCTTATACCCGGCGGTGTCAGCAGCGGTGCCGCCTCTCCCTCAGGCAGTGTCGCTATGGGCGCGGCGATGATGGGCGGCTCGGCGGCTCTCAAAGCCACCAACGTGACCCGGAACGTGGCCGGTTCAATCGGCGCACAGGCAGGAAGAAATCTGAAACACACCCCTTAATCCGACTAACAAGATTATCATGCTGATAAAATCCCTTGAACAGAAAACACGGCTCGCAATGATGACGGTAATGGCAACCATAATAGGTTGCGCCGCCATCTGCGGGTTCACCGTGTGGCGTTGCGTGTCGCTCGTGACCGAGGAGCGCAAGCAGATATATATTCTTGACGGCGACATACCGTTCCTTGCCGAGCGTGCCGGACTTGAAGCCAATTTCATCATGGAGGCGAAAGCGCATATCCAGCTCTTCCACCAGTATTTTTTCAATCTCCCTCCCGACAACGACTATATCAAGTGGACTGTCGGCAAGGCCATGTATATGGCAGACGGCACAGCCCTGAAGCAGAAGCAGGCCCTTGACGAAAACGGCTTTTACTCCGACATCATATCATCTTCGGCTGTCTGCACCATAATCTGCGACTCTATCCAGTTCGACGAGCATACACGCAAGTTCAGCTACTACGGGACGCAGATTATCAAGAGGCGCACGCGCGATCTAAAACGCACCATGCTCACCACCGGCTATGTGGAGAATGTGCCACGTACACAGAACAATCCCCACGGACTGATGATAACCAACTGGCGTACTCTTGAAAACAAAGACCTTGACTATTAAAACCTGACTTATGAAATCACTCAGACAAACTTTCAGCGACAACCGGAGGAAAGCGCATGGCGCAATACGCTCATGGCTCCGGCCGAAGATGGGTGCCATAGGCACACGTTACCGTCTGGCCGCCCGGATCAGAAAGGCCAATTCATGGGCCACGCGACACCCTCGCCGGACTTTCGGCTATGTCGTCGGCTCCCTGCTGATGATACTCTTGTGCGACATAATAGTGACCGGGGCGCGGATGGAATCACAGGAGCCGGAACTGCAATCCATCGCCAAGGTCGAGCCTATCTTCAGCGGTTTCCGCACCATTCAGGCCAACAAGGAGGCGCAACGCCGACGGCTCATGGAGATAACAGGCGACGGTCAGACGGTCAAGCATGAACTTGACTCCCTTATCGCAATTCCACGCAAGAGCCATGCCGACTCAATCGGCATAATACGCCGGTACAGGCAACTCGAACAGATTGTAAAATCCCTCAAACATAACGATAACAATGAAAAAAATTAATTTCAGACAACCGAAGTATATCTTCCCTGCGGTGATTTTCGTGCCGCTGTGTGCGCTGATATATTTCGCAATGGAGACTTTCGGCGGCGGTGGCGATGACCCTCAGGCCGTGGCTACAGACCGTATCAACTCCACTCTGCCGGAGGCCAACGCCGAGGCTCCCGGTGACAAGATGTTCGAGATGTCACGCCGCTTCGGTGACGAAGACGCCTTTACCGCCGTGGGCGCGCTCGGCGAGGAACAGGAGGAACGCGAGGCTCTTGAACACGGCTACACCGAGGACGAGCTGAACCGTCTCGACGCGGCCGAGGCCGAGCGTATCCGTCAGCAGCAGGAGCTGGAGGAACTGGAGCGTTCCCTTGCTGAATCGCGCCGGCATATCAACTCATACGCTTACGGTGACGGCTATAATCCTGCCGACTATGAACCTGCCGTTGACCCCCGGAGCGAATATGCACGCGACCTTGAGGCGATACAGCAGCGCAGCTACGAGCGTCAGAAAGCTATCGAGGCCGGACTTGGCATAGGACAGCCCGACCCGGAGGAAGCCATGCGCAAGCACCGGGCCGACTCCATAGCAAGGGCGCGGGAGATAGAGCGTGAGAAGAACCGCCCATTGCTGGTGCTTAAATCACGGGAGACAAATGCCGACAAATTCAATACAGTGGGTAGTTCGGCCGATAATGTCGATGCTCCGCTTATCCGTGCCATGATCGACAAGACAACAAAGGCGCATGAGGGCACGAGGCTACGCTTCAAGTTGCTCGACGATGTGACAATACATGATGTGAGGCTTGCCAAAGGCACATATCTGTACGGCACCGTCACCGGCTTCGGCCAACAGCGTGTCCGCGCCGCCATCACTTCAATTCTTGTAGGCGGAAAGTTCCTGAAAGTGAATCTTTCGGTGTTCGACAACGACGGCATGGAGGGCTTCTATGTCCCGGAGTCCGCTTTCCGCGATTTTATGAAAGAGGCGGGTGCCAGCACAGTGCAGCAGAATATCAGCTTTGAGTCCGAGAGCGGCTACGGCTCCGGAATATCCGGCGAGGCCATCGCTTTGCAGGCTCTCCAGAATATGTATAACTCCGCGACTTCCGCTGTGTCGGCCAATATCCGCAAGAACAAGGCGAAAATCAAATACAACACCATCGTTTACCTTATCAATTCAGACGAAGCATATTAAACGGTAATCAACCAACCCATTATGAAAGATAAAATAATTGCAGCTACCCTCGCGCTATGCGCCGTCGCAATCCCGGCGACCGCCAAAGAGAAGATCCTTGTCAACTCGGAAGTGACAACACATATCGTCATGCCTGAGAATATCAAGATGGTGGACTTATCCACCACAAAGATTATCGGCAACCAGTGTGCCGACAACATCGTGCGTATCAAGCCGTTCATCGAGGCTGACTCCGTACTTACCCACTACCGGGAGGGTGAGCTGATGGGTACTCTCACACTCATCGGCGAGCGACATCTGGCACAGTACGATGTGGTATATACCGCCGCCCCTTCGCGTGCCGCCTCTATCCACCGTGTGCCATACGCCGGTTTGGACTCCTACATCAATCCGGAGGTATCCATGCCTCAGTCGGAAATGGCACGTTACGCCTGGGCCGTATATGGCAGCGGTCGAAAATACAATCAGGTGGTGTCTAAAGCCAACGGCATGAAGGCGATTGTTAACAACATCTATTCGATAGGCGACTATTTCTTCATCGACTATTCCCTTCAGAACAGCACCAAGATAGCATACGACATCGCCGAGGTGCGTGTGAAGCTCACAGACAAGAAGGAGGTCAAGGCCACAAACTCTCAGACGGTGGAACTGTCGCCTGTTTATTCGCTGAACCTTGCAAAGAAGTTCAAGAAGAACTACCGCAACGTGCTTGTGCTCGATAAGCTGACTTTCCCGGACGAGAAGGTGCTCCGCATCGAAATATCGGAGAACCAGATAAGCGGACGTGTCATAACCCTTACCGTGGAGTATGACGATATTCTCAACGCCGACGGCTTCGACTCCGACATACTCAAAAATCTGCCGTTCAACTATTCACCCCATATCTACAAATAATCCGGCACTATGAAAAAGATACTGTTCGCAATCATCTGTGCAGTGGCTTCTATCACGGCCACCGCTCAGGAAAACAAGATAGCCGTCAACGCCGGCTTCCTGTTCCCGTCAACTCTCAACGCCACCGTTGGCTACGAGAGGTCGTTCACCTACGGCAACGCCGTGGAGGTCTATGGAGAGATTGGCAATCACTGGAAATCGGGCGAGGGTCAGTTCTGGAAAGGCTATTACTGGGACGGCGGTATAATCTACAAACACCGTCTGCACCGTTACAAGAACGGCAGCTTCCGTGTCCGCTTCGGCCCTCAGTTCGGAGCGGTGGAGAGAAAGTTTTTCATCGGTATCGAGGGGGGCTTTGAATACAACTATGTGTTTCAGAATGGGTGCGAGTTCTCGATCATACAGAAGAATAATGTAAATTTCCTGCATGGCGACACGTTCCGCAACGGCCTCATGCTCGGATTCAAGATACCGTTCTGAAATCAGCCGAACAATTCCGAATGGGAGCCGAGACGCACAAGATTGATCTCATCTGTGTCCGGGTCAAACCATATCAAAAGGAAATCACCTTCGATATGGCACTCCATGTGGCCGGCATAATTCCCCGTCAGAGGGTGAGGACGGTTTTCTTCCGGTATCGGCTCCTCATTTTGTAGCAACTCCATAATCCTGAACAGTTTTTCAACCTTTTTCGGATTATTGCGGAAACGCTTGTAGTCTTTCTTGTATTGACTGCCGGGTTTGAGTTTTTTCATAATCCCATGGATTTTTCCATCGCCTCAATCGAGGAAAGATTCAGGGCAGGCTCGTTGCGGAGACGTCCGCTTGCCGCCTCTTCCATTGCCTCAAGTGTAACAGCATTAGGCTCGTGGTAGGCGGCATCAAGTAGAACAGTCTCAACATAATTGTTAAGGCTGCGGTTCTGCCGTTTTGCAAGCTGCTTCAATCTTTCAATGAGTTCCACTGAAAGGCGGAAGCTCTGGTTCTTTTTCAGTGCTATTTCCATATCCATATTATTTTATACTGCAAAGTTAGTGTAAATGTATTACAAAAACAATAATTCTACCATATAAGTTCCCAGACTATGGCTTTTGAAGAAACAAAGGAACAGCAACAGATGTATAACTACTTCCGTAGCTGTATCTACATATTCCTGATTATCGAGATTGTGATGAACCTGCCTATCACGTCTGACAACCGCGTGACGCAGTTCATACTCGACCTGCTCGGACGCTTCAAGATGTTCAACTCCGTGGCCGGGTGCAAGGTTGCCGAACTTGTCTGCATCTGTGTGGTATGTATCGGCACCAAAGCGAAAAAGGCGTTGAAGTTCAATCTGAAGACTATGGTGGTATATCCGGTGCTTGCAGGTCTCACTCTCGTAGGACTGTGCTTCATCTTCCATCACGGCACATGGGGTATGTCGCTCTTCGGCTTCCCTGCAAGCCGTGTCCTGTATGCCTTCTGCTCGGTGGTCGGCACCATGCTCGTTCACCAGGGACTTGACGGTATCGCCAAGTATTACAACCACAAGGTCGGCGAGGACAGGTTTAATTTTGAGAATGAATCTTTTGAACAGTCCCGTCAGGAGGTCAATACCCCTTATTCAGTGAACATCCCGATGATATTCTACTGGAAAAAGCGTATGCACAACGGCTACATCAACATTATCAATCCGTTCCGTGGTACGATTGTGCTGGGTACTCCCGGCTCCGGCAAGTCTTTCGGCATAATAGATCCGTTCATAAGGCAGCACGCACGAAAGGGCTTCGCCATGATGGTATATGACTATAAGTTCCCGACGCTTGCCAAGACGCTTTTCTATCAGTATTGCAAGAATTTGCACTACGGCAATCTGCCGAATGGGTGTGGTTTCCGCATAGTCAATTTTACCGATGTGGAGTATTCAAACCGTATCAACCCCATCCAGCGTAAATACATTCCCGACCTCGCGGCGGCTTCGGAGACGGCGGCCACGCTTCTTGCCTCGCTCAACAAGGGCGGTGGCGAGAAAAAGGGCGGCTCGGAGGCTTTCTTCTCCAACTCGGCAGAGAATTTCCTCGCGGCGATCATCTATTTCTTTGTGAATTTCCACCCGACAGGTTTTCTGAAAGGGAAAAAACTGAAACGCTATATATCGCACGAGGGCAAGAAATTGGAGCTTGTGATACGCAACTGGGACGATTTCAACGCTCTGGACGAGAACGGCGAGGTCATGCTTGACTTCGTGAACGAGAACGGGCGCGACGTATCCACCGACGAGGACAAGATGTTCGTTGACCTTAACGGCTTCTCCTATATCGACCGCATGGGTAAGCTGATATTGATTGACCGCTGCTGGTATGAGGACGAGAACGGAAACGAGGTTGAGCCGGACACTATCACAGGTGAGTTTTCGGATATGCCCCATGTGCTGTCGTTCCTCGGACGCAAGTATTCGGAGGTGTTCGACATTCTGATGATGGACGATAAGATAGCCTCGCTGATGGCCCCCTTCAAGTCCGCATACGAGAACAAAGCCAACGACCAGCTTGAAGGTATGGTGGGTACTCTCCGCGTAAATGCGGCACGGCTTGTATCCCCTGAAGCCTATTGGGTGTTCACCGGCGATGATTTTGACTTGAAGATTTCCGACCCGGTGAGTCCGAGCTATCTTG contains:
- a CDS encoding DUF5045 domain-containing protein, which encodes MKFRTITALSLALLIAALPAAVSAKTPKIHDDQKEKQWQSMENGPWGFAPDWYYYFLHKNYSGAEMYWKWAGFKSGYRVRFKEEKSNVKRIMPVRVTAEETQRQKLSKVEKERAYVESLYKEELAREADRAVDVTYSIYKDEFSRMQDCIADGLLYCLNKSKGKMKYQVDELSRQNEIICANIAYIHKQGVGYGLENAKRQQAYEEAKSEMGKLVSRTARLAAVAATHY
- the traK gene encoding conjugative transposon protein TraK, whose product is MLIKSLEQKTRLAMMTVMATIIGCAAICGFTVWRCVSLVTEERKQIYILDGDIPFLAERAGLEANFIMEAKAHIQLFHQYFFNLPPDNDYIKWTVGKAMYMADGTALKQKQALDENGFYSDIISSSAVCTIICDSIQFDEHTRKFSYYGTQIIKRRTRDLKRTMLTTGYVENVPRTQNNPHGLMITNWRTLENKDLDY
- a CDS encoding conjugative transposon protein TraM; this translates as MKKINFRQPKYIFPAVIFVPLCALIYFAMETFGGGGDDPQAVATDRINSTLPEANAEAPGDKMFEMSRRFGDEDAFTAVGALGEEQEEREALEHGYTEDELNRLDAAEAERIRQQQELEELERSLAESRRHINSYAYGDGYNPADYEPAVDPRSEYARDLEAIQQRSYERQKAIEAGLGIGQPDPEEAMRKHRADSIARAREIEREKNRPLLVLKSRETNADKFNTVGSSADNVDAPLIRAMIDKTTKAHEGTRLRFKLLDDVTIHDVRLAKGTYLYGTVTGFGQQRVRAAITSILVGGKFLKVNLSVFDNDGMEGFYVPESAFRDFMKEAGASTVQQNISFESESGYGSGISGEAIALQALQNMYNSATSAVSANIRKNKAKIKYNTIVYLINSDEAY
- the traN gene encoding conjugative transposon protein TraN — protein: MKDKIIAATLALCAVAIPATAKEKILVNSEVTTHIVMPENIKMVDLSTTKIIGNQCADNIVRIKPFIEADSVLTHYREGELMGTLTLIGERHLAQYDVVYTAAPSRAASIHRVPYAGLDSYINPEVSMPQSEMARYAWAVYGSGRKYNQVVSKANGMKAIVNNIYSIGDYFFIDYSLQNSTKIAYDIAEVRVKLTDKKEVKATNSQTVELSPVYSLNLAKKFKKNYRNVLVLDKLTFPDEKVLRIEISENQISGRVITLTVEYDDILNADGFDSDILKNLPFNYSPHIYK
- a CDS encoding type II toxin-antitoxin system YafQ family toxin; this encodes MKKLKPGSQYKKDYKRFRNNPKKVEKLFRIMELLQNEEPIPEENRPHPLTGNYAGHMECHIEGDFLLIWFDPDTDEINLVRLGSHSELFG
- a CDS encoding type IV secretory system conjugative DNA transfer family protein; protein product: MAFEETKEQQQMYNYFRSCIYIFLIIEIVMNLPITSDNRVTQFILDLLGRFKMFNSVAGCKVAELVCICVVCIGTKAKKALKFNLKTMVVYPVLAGLTLVGLCFIFHHGTWGMSLFGFPASRVLYAFCSVVGTMLVHQGLDGIAKYYNHKVGEDRFNFENESFEQSRQEVNTPYSVNIPMIFYWKKRMHNGYINIINPFRGTIVLGTPGSGKSFGIIDPFIRQHARKGFAMMVYDYKFPTLAKTLFYQYCKNLHYGNLPNGCGFRIVNFTDVEYSNRINPIQRKYIPDLAAASETAATLLASLNKGGGEKKGGSEAFFSNSAENFLAAIIYFFVNFHPTGFLKGKKLKRYISHEGKKLELVIRNWDDFNALDENGEVMLDFVNENGRDVSTDEDKMFVDLNGFSYIDRMGKLILIDRCWYEDENGNEVEPDTITGEFSDMPHVLSFLGRKYSEVFDILMMDDKIASLMAPFKSAYENKANDQLEGMVGTLRVNAARLVSPEAYWVFTGDDFDLKISDPVSPSYLVIANDPEKEQVIGSLNALVLNRLITRVNSKGNIPVSIIVDELPTLYFHKIDRLIGTARSNKVAVTLGFQELPQLEADYGKVGMQKIITTCGNIFMGAARNKETLEWAQNDVFGKAKQTSTSITINDQKISTSISEKMDYLVPAAKIADMATGWLAGQAARDFTATDEKMLSHFDIEDSEEFKTTKYFCKTHFDMARIKEEESNYVELPKIYSFDSEREKEIMLNRNFKRVNQEVADMVKELLGTE